Proteins from a single region of Dictyostelium discoideum AX4 chromosome 5 chromosome, whole genome shotgun sequence:
- a CDS encoding hypothetical protein (MGC68542 protein) encodes MTEKSNIIKDYTYFLSKRGKLKEASPIRSLFQYSSLPGMISLGGGLPNASTFPFKSINIELKDGSKLEIEGSDLEEAFQYSPTPGLPRLQKALKDLQIRQHNLCPPDEAGKEWNLIISNGSQESLANAFEVLIDDNDSIITENPTYSGTLSILKPLSLNICGIETDRYGMIPEKLQRLLSEWDHSKFKFPRVIYLIPCGQNPSGTTMNHQRKLDIYSICSKYNLLIIEDDPYYYLQFESSENADDDDGASCSSLNLGKSLLSMDVDGRVLRFDSLSKILSSGLRIGFVTGNKQLLEKINFHQQSTTLHSSGLSQAVVLSLLNKWGVEKWNQHISFIQRFYLEKRNQMIDSIDKHLKGLVEFNIPSAGMFIWFKLPVEDSKTLIFKNAVEKKILLVPGISFSTDSTKPSQFVRASYSTASKEQIDEAIKRFADLLNEELKK; translated from the exons atgacagaAAAAAgcaatattattaaagattatacatattttttaagtaaaagaggtaaattaaaagaagcaTCCCCAATTAGAAGTTTATTTCAATATTCAAGTCTACCTGGTATG attagttTAGGTGGTGGATTACCAAATGCATCAACATTtccatttaaatcaattaatattgaattaaaagatgGATCTAAATTAGAGATAGAAGGTAGTGATTTAGAAGAAGCATTTCAATATTCACCAACACCAGGTTTACCAAGATTACAAAAAGCATTGAAAGATTTACAAATTAGACAACATAATCTTTGCCCACCAGATGAAGCAGGTAAAGAATGGAATTTAATCATATCAAATGGTTCACAAGAATCATTAGCAAACGCATTTgaagttttaattgatgataatgattcaatAATTACAGAAAATCCAACTTATTC TGGtacattatcaattttaaaaccattatcattaaatatcTGTGGTATTGAAACAGACAGATATGGTATGATACCAGAGAAATTACAAAGATTATTAAGTGAATGGGACCatagtaaatttaaatttccacGTGTTATCTATTTAATACCATGTGGTCAAAATCCATCAGGTACAACAATGAATCATCAAAGAAAACTAGACatttattcaatttgttcaaaatataatttattaattattgaagatgatccatattattatttacaatttgaaAGTAGTGAAAatgctgatgatgatgatggtgcaAGTTGTAGTAGTTTGAATTTAGGTAAATCATTGTTATCAATGGATGTCGATGGTAGAGTTTTAAGATTTGATTCATTAagtaaaattttatcaagtGGTTTGAGAATTGGTTTTGTTACTGGTAATAAACAATTACTTgagaaaattaattttcatcAACAATCTACAACTTTACATTCGAGTGGTTTAAGTCAAGCTGtagttttatcattattaaataaatggGGCGTAGAGAAATGGAATCAACATATCTCATTCAttcaaagattttatttGGAAAAGCGTAATCAAATGATTGATTCGATCGATAAACATCTAAAAGGTTTGgttgaatttaatattcCTTCAGCTGGAATGTTCATTTGGTTTAAATTGCCTGTTGAAGATAGTAAAACtttaatctttaaaaatgCCGTTGAAAAAAAGATACTACTAGTACCTGGTATCTCTTTCTCTACAGATTCAACTAAACCCTCTCAATTTGTGCGTGCTTCTTACTCTACCGCTTCAAAAGAACAAATAGATGAAGCTATAAAACGTTTTgctgatttattaaatgaagaattaaaaaaataa
- a CDS encoding hypothetical protein (Phosphoenolpyruvate carboxylase (EC 4.1.1.31) (PEPCase)) gives MGLAGDSPYDFGEIKPDDLDKSITKFQNILSNCIKDLETDGEEIIKLVKTLILTQSPGERTTEFIEEYLKKISNLSNTEALNVSRVLSHLLNLINVAEQHHLVRSVRESFLNNEDDLKYSCENTIQQLLNQGLDKESVYNALIQQKIELVLTAHPTQIMRRTIISKNSAMGEALSSLDNQQLTMFEREDYEKRLIREVGGSWLTDEVRRSKVTVEMEAQGGFSVIEQTLWHALPKFIKILNRCCVKYLGKELPPTFANIHVASWVGGDRDGNHNVTAEVTRQVSYFSRWIAATLYYKEIDALLFELSMVRHNKTLEELARHSIEKRSGTVKLRYLTTLYKEFKEGIPSKECYRIVMAELRDKMLLTKRKYEDLIAAKSDTQYLPGETFENADEILQVLQVCYDSLVEVGAKEVADGRLLDNIRRLKSFGLTLSKMDIRQESTRHSDVINCVTEYLGLGTYNDWDEPKKQAFLIGELESKRPLIPHDLPCSSEVREVLDTFKVAASLPNGSLGAYVISMCRNPSDILAVHLLQKAVGNKNPQRVVPLFETAADLDSSPKTMEELFLQQWYLKSINGEQEIMLGYSDSAKDSGRFMSCWELFKAQERLASLTEKFNVKLTLFHGRGGTAARGGGNSHEGIMSQPGGSLKSASTRVTIQGEMIDSHYGQIGASIRNFELFTTALLKQSLTPPPPPKQRWREIMEQLSITSCKKYRSVVRENPSFIQYFRTSTVQPEMVYLNIGSRPAKRIAAKSFGLEHLRAIPWVFSFSQNRLNLPVWLGIEDAILEAKTKGWGSDINEMYKEWPFFSSTIDLVEMVLLKTDPQISLRYNQMLVPAQVQPLGIEMIDELTKTTNAILELTKHKTLQQDNKILQHFVSIRRTFMDPINYIQVETLKRLRSTQKPDGTNDDADPILIDTLIITFNGISAGMKNTG, from the exons atgggtTTAGCAG gAGATTCACCATATGATTTTGGAGAAATTAAACCAGATGATTTagataaatcaattacaaaatttcaaaatattttatcaaattgtattaaagatttagaaaCTGATGGagaagaaataataaaattagtgAAAACATTAATTTTAACTCAATCACCAGGTGAAAGAACTACAGAATTCATAGAggaatatttgaaaaagattAGCAATCTAAGTAATACGGAAGCATTGAATGTATCAAGAGTGTTATCACAtctattgaatttaattaatgttgCAGAACAACATCATTTGGTTAGATCAGTTAGAGAATCATTCCTCAACAATGAAGATGATTTAAAGTATTCATGTGAGAATACcattcaacaattattaaatcaaggTCTTGACAAGGAGAGTGTTTACAATGcattaattcaacaaaagATCGAACTTGTTTTAACGGCACATCCAACACAAATTATGAGACGTACTATAATTTCCAAGAATTCGGCAATGGGTGAAGCATTATCGTCATTGGATAATCAGCAATTGACAATGTTTGAACGTGAAGATTATGAAAAGAGATTGATTAGAGAAGTTGGTGGATCATGGTTAACCGATGAAGTTAGAAGATCAAAAGTTACTGTTGAAATGGAGGCACAAGGTGGTTTCTCTGTGATTGAACAAACACTTTGGCATGCATTACCAAAGTTTATCAAGATTTTAAATAGATGTTGTGTCAAATACTTGGGTAAAGAATTGCCACCAACTTTTGCAAATATTCATGTGGCATCATGGGTTGGAGGCGATAGAGATGGCAATCATAATGTAACCGCTGAGGTTACCAGACAAGTTAGTTACTTTTCAAGATGGATCGCTGCCACCTTGTATTATAAAGAGATTGACGCTttgttatttgaattatcaatgGTAAGACATAATAAAACTTTGGAGGAATTGGCACGtcattcaattgaaaaaagatCTGGTACCGTTAAATTAAGATATCTAACAACCTTGTATAAGGAATTCAAGGAGGGCATACCAAGCAAAGAATGCTATCGTATCGTTATGGCAGAGTTACGTGATAAAATGTTGTTGACAAAAAGAAAGTATGAAGATTTGATCGCAGCCAAAAGTGATACTCAATATCTTCCAGGTGAAACCTTTGAAAATGCCGATGAAATTTTACAAGTACTTCAAGTTTGTTATGATTCATTGGTTGAGGTTGGTGCAAAGGAAGTTGCCGATGGCAGATTATTGGATAATATTAGACGTTTGAAATCATTTGGTTTAACACTCTCAAAGATGGATATTCGTCAAGAATCAACTAGACATTCCGATGTTATCAATTGTGTTACCGAATATCTTGGTTTAGGAACTTACAACGATTGGGATGAACCAAAGAAACAAGCTTTCCTCATTGGTGAACTAGAGAGTAAACGTCCATTGATCCCTCATGATTTACCATGTTCAAGTGAGGTTCGTGAAGTATTGGATACTTTTAAAGTTGCCGCATCATTACCAAATGGTTCATTGGGTGCCTATGTAATTTCAATGTGTAGAAATCCAAGTGACATCTTGGCCGTTCATTTGTTACAGAAAGCAGTTGGTAATAAAAATCCACAAAGAGTTGTACCATTGTTTGAAACAGCAGCAGATTTAGATTCTTCACCAAAAACAATGGAAGAACTTTTCCTTCAACAATGGTATCTTAAAAGCATTAATGGTGAACAAGAGATTATGTTGGGTTATTCGGATTCCGCTAAAGATAGTGGTAGATTTATGTCATGTTGGGAGTTATTTAAAGCTCAAGAGAGATTAGCATCATTAACAGAGAAATTCAATGTGAAATTAACTTTATTCCATGGTAGAGGTGGTACAGCTGCAAGAGGTGGTGGTAATTCACATGAGGGTATTATGTCACAACCTGGTGGTTCATTGAAATCAGCTTCCACCAGAGTTACAATTCAAGGTGAAATGATTGATTCTCATTATGGTCAAATTGGTGCATCCATTAGAAATTTCGAACTTTTCACAACTGCTCTCTTAAAGCAATCCCTAACTCCACCTCCTCCACCAAAGCAACGTTGGAGAGAAATTATGGAGCAACTTTCCATCACCTCTTGTAAAAAGTATAGATCAGTCGTAAGAGAGAATCCATCATTCATTCAATACTTTAGAACTTCAACAGTCCAACCTGAAATGGTCTACCTTAACATTGGTTCTCGTCCTGCCAAAAGAATAGCCGCAAAATCATTTGGATTGGAACATTTACGTGCTATTCCTTGGGTATTCAGTTTTTCACAAAATAGATTAAATTTACCAGTTTGGTTAGGTATTGAAGATGCAATTTTAGAGGCAAAAACAAAAGGATGGGGATCTGATATCAATGAAATGTACAAAGAATGGCCATTCTTTTCATCCACTATTGATTTGGTAGAGATGGTACTCTTGAAAACTGATCCTCAAATTTCATTACGTTACAATCAAATGTTAGTACCAGCTCAAGTTCAACCTTTAGGTATTGAAATGATTGATGAACTCACAAAAACTACAAATGCAATCTTGGAATTAACAAAACATAAAACTCTTCAACAAGATAATAAAATCCTTCAACATTTTGTTTCAATTCGTAGAACCTTTATGGATCCAATCAATTATATTCAAGTTGAAACCCTTAAAAGACTTCGTTCAACTCAAAAACCAGATGGAACAAATGATGATGCTGATccaatattaattgatactttaattattacttttaatgGTATTTCTGCTGGTATGAAAAATACTggttaa